From the genome of Neomonachus schauinslandi chromosome 5, ASM220157v2, whole genome shotgun sequence, one region includes:
- the LOC110572000 gene encoding 60S ribosomal protein L32-like, giving the protein MAALRPLVKPKITKKRTKKFIRHQSDYVKIKRNWQKPRGTDDRVRRRFKGQILMPNFRYRSNKKTKHVLPSGFQKFLVHNIKELEVLLCNKSYCAEIAHNVSSKNRKAIVERAAQLAIRVTNPNARLPSEEN; this is encoded by the coding sequence ATGGCTGCCCTCAGACCTCTGGTGAAGCCCAAGATCACtaaaaagaggaccaagaagTTCATCCGGCACCAGTCAGACTATGTCAAAATTAAGCGCAACTGGCAGAAACCCAGAGGCACTGACGATAGGGTACGCAGAAGATTCAAGGGCCAGATCTTGATGCCCAACTTTCGTTACAggagcaacaagaaaacaaagcacgTGTTGCCCAGTGGCTTCCAGAAGTTCCTAGTCCACAACATCAAGGAGCTTGAAGTGCTGCTGTGCAACAAATCTTACTGTGCAGAGATTGCTCACAATGTCTCCTCCAAGAACCGCAAAGCTATTGTGGAAAGAGCAGCCCAGCTGGCAATCAGAGTCACCAATCCCAACGCCAGGCTGCCCAGTGAAGAAAATTAA